The sequence AGCAATCGGCCCTTACTCTCAAGGTATGGCATTCAAAGACCTAATCTACACTTCAGGTCAATTACCGCTTGATGCAAAAACAATGGCGTTTGTTGAAGGTGGCATCAAAGAGCAAGCTCGTATGTCACTAGAAAATCTAAAAGCAGTTTTGGAACAAAGTGGTGGTTCACTAGATACCGTTATTAAAACCACATGTTTCTTATCTGATATGGAAAACTTCGTTGCATTTAACGAGGTGTACACGGAAGTATTTGGTACAGAGAACGCACCTGCACGCTCTTGTGTTGAAGCGGCTCGTCTACCAAAAGACGCATTAGTTGAAGTAGAAGCGATCGCTTACATCAAGTAATCACGAACCGCTTTAATTGAAGACGTATAGCTTAATCCAATAACGTGAAGCTATAACGAAAAAACAAGGTCATTAAGCATCGTTGATGGCCTTTAATTCCTCTGCCTGTATCTAAGTGTGCCCTATGTTAAAACTATCAAAAAATTCATTCTACACTGGTCAAGTCTGCGAACTGTTTACCGCTTCTCAAGCGCAACAAGCGCGTGAGTTTCACCGCCAGATCGAAGGCTACCAACCCACTCCACTCGTGTCTCTTCCACATCTTGCTAAACAGCTTGGTGTTAAGGCGATCCTCGTTAAAGACGAATCAAAACGCTTCGGTTTGAATGCATTCAAGGTACTCGGCGGTTCTTACGCTCTGGGTCGCCAATTGGCAAAGCACCTTGGCATTGATATCTCTGAGATCAACCTTAAAACGGTCGCTTCAAAACTAGAAAAACCACTTGTTTTTACTACAGCAACCGCAGGCAACCATGGTACAGGTGTCGCTTGGGCTGCTCGTGAAATGGGCCAAAAAGCCGTGGTTTATATGCCAAAAGGTTCATCTCAAGCAAGCGTTAACCGTATTCAAGGCCTAGGCGCTGAATGTATCGTGACAGAAGTAAACTACGACGACACGGTACGCATGGCGAACCAAACCGCTCAAGACAACGGTTGGATGCTAGTTCAAGACACGGCATGGGATGGTTATGAAGAGATCCCAACGTGGATTTCTCAAGGCTACATGACAATGGCAGATGAAGTGATTGAGCAAGCTCAAGCATTGGAGTTCGGCGCTCCAACTCACGTTCTTCTGCAAGCCGGTGTAGGCGCAATGGCAGGTGGTGTGTTGGGTTACCTTGCAGATAAGCTGGGAGCTGACACCTTTGAAACCATCATTGCTGAACCAGCAGCGGCAGATTGTATTTTCCGCTCTGGCGAGAAAGGTGAAATGGTTAATGTAACGGGCGAGATGAACTCCATCATGGCAGGCCTTGCTTGCGGTGAACCAAACCCAGTAACGTGGCCTGTACTGCGCGATTGCAGCAATCACTTTGTTTCGGTTGACGACAATGTTTCAGCAACGGGTATGCGTATCCTTGGCAACCCACTTAGTGGTGATGATCAAGTGATCAGTGGCGAATCTGGTGCTATCACACTTGGTTTACTTTTCACGTTATGTCGTGAAGGTGCAGACCAAGCTGTACGTGATGAGCTAGGTTTAAACCAAGACGCAACCATCATGCTATTTAGCACTGAAGGTGATACCAACCAACCGCGATACCGCGACATTGTTTGGAACGGCTTACACCACTCTAGCTAACGAAAAAGACTCCACAACTCTAATCACAAAGCCACAGCACATGCTGTGGCTTTGCTTTTATCGGGTTGTATCAATATAGCTAACTGTCTGTCGTTGTTAACGGCCGCTTCCCATCACATGCCCCTTTCTCAAGGTCGTATAGAGGGCTAGCTCCATGACTGCTCCATCGGTGATCTTCTCTAGCTAATTTTCTATATTGAGTCGGCGTGACACCTATGTACGTTTGGAAGGTTTCATAGAATCGACTACTCGAATTAAAGCCCACCGTGAGTGAGATATCGAGAATAGTTCTGTCCGTATCACTCAGTAAAGCACGAGCATGATTGATGCGCATCGCAGTAATGTACTGCTTAATAGTCATCTGCATCGTTCGCTGAAATACGTTCATCGCATAGTTGCTGTGTAACCCGATATGTTCAGCGATATCTTTAACGGTCAATGGCTGATTATGGTGAGTCGCAATATATTCCAACATCTGGCTGACATAGAATTGCGAGTGTTTCGATACCCCTTTCTTAGTCGACTTATCCTGTCGATTTACCAACAGTTGTTGCCAGCCATCAAGGCAGATTCGTTTAAGCATTAGGCCAATTTCATCCATAGCCAACTGTTGACGACTTTCGGACGAATGCTTTATCTCCTCTGCCCAACGTGAGATTTCAAACTCACTGATCAGCGAACAAGAATTCGATTGCAACACACTGCCGTGAGTGATCTGGTTGACTAAATCCCGACTGAGAGCCCACGACATAAAATGGTGAATCGGTATGTTGATGATTCCCATATTATGGCATTGGCCTGGATTCGTCAGTCGATGCGGTACCGATGCCCAAAACAAGCCAATCGACCCACTTTTGACCACAACCGGGCTACCGTTAATGATGTACTCCACATCATCGCCAAAGGGTATATTCACCTCAATTTGACCATGCCAATGATAACCAGGCATGGAATGAGGGGCTCTGAGTTCAATATCGATTTTCTCATAGGAAGAATAGAGAGACAGTGGGCTTACCGACACGGTCTCGGATGAATACTTATCTAAAGTGATAATTCTCACCGTATCTGGGGCTGATTGCGGCATATCTCGCTCCTTAGGAAATCGTATAGCTGAGTTTTAACAGTTCCTCGATAATAAAACTCTGAAGGCGATCATAGAGACGCAGTACCCCAATTCATAAGATCATCACGATGTGATTAGAGTCAGTATCTTAAGTGCAAAACTAGCCTCATTGCATATCTTCTCTCCTTAAAAGCCAACAAGTTATCCCATTTCCTAAGATTTCTATTTAGTGATTTAAAAATATTAGAAAACAGGAGAGCTATTCGATTATCTGAGACGAATCGACATGGGTTCTAGGTGTAATTTATCTGCATCAACAAAGAACTCAGAGAAATAAAGGATCCCACTATGCAAAGCCCTAAAATCACATTCATCGGTGCAGGCTCAACCATTTTTGTTAAGAACATTCTTGGCGACGTTTTCCACCGTTCAGCACTACAAAATGCTCATGTCGCATTGATGGATATTGATGAGAATCGATTAGAAGAGTCTCACCTTGTCGTCAGTAAGTTGATGGAATCATCCGGTGCGACTGGCTCTATCTCATGCCATTTAGATCAAAAAGAGGCACTACAAGGTGCAGATTTTGTTGTC is a genomic window of Vibrio crassostreae containing:
- a CDS encoding RidA family protein translates to MKTKIHTDLAPAAIGPYSQGMAFKDLIYTSGQLPLDAKTMAFVEGGIKEQARMSLENLKAVLEQSGGSLDTVIKTTCFLSDMENFVAFNEVYTEVFGTENAPARSCVEAARLPKDALVEVEAIAYIK
- the melR gene encoding transcriptional regulator MelR produces the protein MPQSAPDTVRIITLDKYSSETVSVSPLSLYSSYEKIDIELRAPHSMPGYHWHGQIEVNIPFGDDVEYIINGSPVVVKSGSIGLFWASVPHRLTNPGQCHNMGIINIPIHHFMSWALSRDLVNQITHGSVLQSNSCSLISEFEISRWAEEIKHSSESRQQLAMDEIGLMLKRICLDGWQQLLVNRQDKSTKKGVSKHSQFYVSQMLEYIATHHNQPLTVKDIAEHIGLHSNYAMNVFQRTMQMTIKQYITAMRINHARALLSDTDRTILDISLTVGFNSSSRFYETFQTYIGVTPTQYRKLAREDHRWSSHGASPLYDLEKGACDGKRPLTTTDS
- the dpaL gene encoding diaminopropionate ammonia-lyase, with product MLKLSKNSFYTGQVCELFTASQAQQAREFHRQIEGYQPTPLVSLPHLAKQLGVKAILVKDESKRFGLNAFKVLGGSYALGRQLAKHLGIDISEINLKTVASKLEKPLVFTTATAGNHGTGVAWAAREMGQKAVVYMPKGSSQASVNRIQGLGAECIVTEVNYDDTVRMANQTAQDNGWMLVQDTAWDGYEEIPTWISQGYMTMADEVIEQAQALEFGAPTHVLLQAGVGAMAGGVLGYLADKLGADTFETIIAEPAAADCIFRSGEKGEMVNVTGEMNSIMAGLACGEPNPVTWPVLRDCSNHFVSVDDNVSATGMRILGNPLSGDDQVISGESGAITLGLLFTLCREGADQAVRDELGLNQDATIMLFSTEGDTNQPRYRDIVWNGLHHSS